One Sphingomonas sp. FARSPH DNA segment encodes these proteins:
- a CDS encoding efflux transporter outer membrane subunit, which translates to MRQTLPLLSLAMLAGCTVGPDYKGPPAVASDAVGRGTFVRAGDPALTRTPGVARWWETLGDPTLTALVDDALAHSPTIDAAQARIRAAEAQLRAQRAAGLPSVSASATYLHAQLPDVSLGGGSGNGGGSSGGQAQSLSSLDFFNLGGTASWEPDLFGSARRGTEQARATVGQRFADLADAQVSLSAQVAQAYVALRDVQARARLNARSTALQRQALALQRQRLAAGTASQLQVDRLQQQLESTDAQNIPLAAQIDEYKGQLAILTGRTPGALDATLATDVPVPLPPREVPIGDPAALIAHRPDVRAAERALAASNAQIGINVAKTLPAVKFLGLFGLGGTSIADVVDPGKFTALLTPMLSWNVLDFGRARAGVRQAEAQRDAADAQYRETVLEALQDAETSLSRFGNIRLQLAQLARAEASATRAARLNDLRVQAGTSTLIDQLDIERQRLSAVIAVAQGTAQLTGSYIAVQKALGLGWSDAAETGRPGGLATDRGGTAARTGTGRSG; encoded by the coding sequence ATGCGACAGACGCTTCCCCTTCTTTCCCTCGCGATGCTCGCGGGCTGCACCGTCGGCCCCGATTACAAGGGACCGCCCGCGGTCGCCTCCGACGCCGTCGGCCGGGGGACGTTCGTGCGCGCCGGCGATCCTGCGCTGACCCGGACGCCCGGCGTCGCGCGCTGGTGGGAGACGCTGGGCGATCCGACGCTGACCGCCTTGGTCGACGACGCGCTGGCGCACAGCCCGACGATCGATGCGGCGCAGGCGCGGATCCGCGCGGCCGAAGCACAGCTGCGGGCACAGCGCGCCGCCGGGCTGCCCAGCGTCAGCGCGAGCGCGACCTATCTGCATGCGCAACTGCCCGATGTGAGCCTCGGTGGCGGAAGCGGAAATGGCGGCGGTAGTTCAGGGGGACAGGCGCAGAGCCTGTCGAGCCTCGATTTCTTCAACCTCGGCGGCACCGCATCCTGGGAGCCGGATTTGTTCGGCAGCGCGCGGCGGGGCACGGAGCAGGCGCGCGCCACCGTAGGTCAGCGATTTGCCGATCTCGCCGATGCGCAGGTCAGCCTGTCGGCGCAGGTCGCGCAGGCCTATGTCGCGCTGCGCGACGTGCAGGCGCGCGCGCGGCTCAATGCGCGGTCGACCGCCTTGCAGCGACAGGCGCTCGCGCTGCAGCGCCAGCGGCTGGCGGCGGGCACCGCGTCGCAGTTGCAGGTCGATCGCCTGCAGCAGCAGCTGGAAAGTACCGATGCGCAGAATATCCCGCTCGCTGCGCAGATCGACGAATACAAAGGCCAGCTCGCGATCCTGACCGGGCGGACGCCCGGTGCGCTCGATGCGACGCTCGCGACCGACGTGCCGGTGCCGCTGCCCCCGCGCGAGGTGCCGATCGGCGATCCCGCCGCGCTGATCGCGCATCGGCCCGACGTGCGCGCGGCGGAGCGGGCGCTTGCGGCGAGCAACGCGCAGATCGGAATCAACGTCGCCAAGACCTTGCCCGCGGTGAAATTCCTCGGCCTGTTCGGGCTGGGGGGTACGAGCATCGCCGACGTCGTCGATCCGGGAAAGTTCACCGCGCTGCTCACGCCGATGCTGAGCTGGAACGTCCTCGATTTCGGCCGCGCACGAGCCGGCGTGCGGCAGGCGGAGGCACAACGCGACGCCGCAGACGCGCAATATCGCGAGACGGTGCTGGAGGCGTTGCAGGATGCCGAGACGTCGCTCTCGCGGTTCGGCAACATCCGGCTGCAACTCGCGCAGCTGGCCCGCGCGGAGGCGAGCGCGACGCGCGCGGCGCGACTGAACGACCTGCGCGTGCAGGCGGGTACGTCGACGCTGATCGACCAGCTCGACATCGAGCGCCAGCGCCTGTCCGCCGTGATCGCCGTTGCGCAAGGTACGGCGCAACTGACCGGCAGCTATATCGCCGTCCAGAAGGCTTTGGGGTTGGGGTGGAGCGATGCGGCAGAGACGGGGCGTCCGGGCGGGCTCGCGACGGATCGGGGCGGCACGGCGGCGCGTACCGGAACGGGACGGTCTGGCTGA
- the rplI gene encoding 50S ribosomal protein L9, with product MDVILLERVEKLGAIGDVVKVKDGFARNFLLPNKKALRANEANRKVFEANRARIEADNASRRTDAEKDAGAFKDAQVTLIRQASNTGQLYGSVAVRDLVEALDAAGHKVTKSQVVLDKPIKSIGVYDVRVALHPEVSVTVKVNVARSPEEAEMQAQGVDVMAQMFERDEAGFTEDYDPNAEPGATAEVQSEEQAEG from the coding sequence CTGGAGCGCGTCGAGAAGCTCGGCGCCATCGGCGACGTGGTGAAGGTGAAGGACGGTTTCGCCCGCAACTTCCTGCTGCCGAACAAGAAGGCGCTGCGCGCCAACGAAGCCAACCGCAAGGTGTTCGAGGCGAACCGCGCCCGCATCGAGGCCGACAATGCGTCGCGGCGTACAGATGCGGAAAAGGATGCCGGCGCATTCAAGGACGCGCAGGTCACGCTGATCCGTCAGGCGTCGAACACCGGCCAACTGTACGGCTCGGTCGCGGTGCGCGATCTGGTCGAGGCGCTCGACGCCGCCGGCCACAAGGTGACCAAGAGCCAGGTCGTTCTCGACAAGCCGATCAAGTCGATCGGCGTCTACGACGTGCGCGTCGCGCTGCACCCGGAAGTGTCGGTGACCGTCAAGGTCAACGTCGCCCGGTCGCCGGAAGAGGCCGAGATGCAGGCGCAGGGCGTCGACGTCATGGCGCAGATGTTCGAGCGGGACGAGGCCGGCTTCACCGAGGATTACGATCCCAACGCCGAGCCGGGCGCGACCGCCGAAGTGCAGTCGGAGGAGCAGGCCGAGGGTTGA
- a CDS encoding TetR/AcrR family transcriptional regulator, protein MRRDAQLRREALLNAAHECFREGGFTVPLEQIAERAGVGRGTLYRNFADRMALAIAIFEREIDAAEAVIDPAAPLADTLLRLVRHGARASAMFQRIAADIPPDGDNRDRFEALRQRLARLLGPVAARAHAAGTLRLDVGPADLVLAVRMLSGLAKHSLPDHDVDADLTVAIGLLLRGLQP, encoded by the coding sequence TTGCGTCGCGATGCGCAGTTGCGGCGCGAGGCTCTGCTGAATGCCGCGCACGAATGTTTCCGCGAGGGCGGGTTTACCGTGCCGCTCGAACAGATCGCCGAGCGCGCAGGCGTCGGCCGCGGCACGCTCTATCGCAATTTCGCCGATCGGATGGCGCTGGCCATTGCGATCTTCGAACGCGAGATCGACGCGGCCGAGGCGGTGATCGACCCCGCCGCGCCGCTCGCCGACACGTTGCTGCGCCTCGTCCGCCACGGTGCCCGCGCCAGCGCGATGTTCCAGCGCATCGCCGCGGACATCCCGCCGGACGGCGACAACCGCGACCGGTTCGAGGCTCTGCGCCAGCGCTTGGCCCGGCTGCTCGGCCCGGTAGCCGCCCGCGCCCACGCCGCCGGAACGCTCCGCCTCGACGTCGGTCCCGCCGACCTCGTCCTGGCCGTGCGCATGCTCAGCGGGCTCGCCAAGCACAGCCTGCCCGACCATGACGTCGACGCCGATCTGACCGTCGCGATCGGCCTGTTGCTCAGGGGGCTGCAGCCCTGA
- a CDS encoding HlyD family secretion protein, with product MSDTPHADTDEAARANADTQGPADAQEAADAKPTKRLSPRAKLILLVLLAAVVVLSVLWYLRYESHGKFMQDTNDATIQADAVTVAPKVSGYVADVLVGDNQDVKAGQPLVRIDARSYRAQAAQAEAQVAQARATSDAARASINEQYATIAQAQAQLDAARTKAAHDAGEVARYRPLAAAGAETPEQLSQLELAARQSADSVRVQAAALAMQRRRIAAFEAQVKQGQAQAEGARAQLAAVNVDVGSTLIRAAIDGRIGDKSVTVGQFVQAGTRLMSVVPLSKLYVTANFKETQLALMRPGQPATIKVDALDGVELRGHVESVSPGTGAQFSLIPPQNATGNFTKIVQRVPVRVAIEASPDARRLLVPGLSVTVTVDTSGAKGQLEPLRDQQKQLDEKGR from the coding sequence ATGAGCGATACGCCGCATGCGGACACGGACGAGGCAGCCCGGGCAAATGCCGACACGCAAGGCCCCGCCGATGCGCAGGAGGCGGCGGACGCCAAGCCAACGAAGCGGCTGAGCCCGCGCGCGAAGCTGATCCTGCTCGTCCTGCTGGCGGCGGTCGTGGTGCTGAGCGTGCTGTGGTACCTCCGCTACGAAAGCCACGGCAAGTTCATGCAGGATACGAACGACGCCACGATCCAGGCGGATGCGGTGACGGTCGCGCCCAAGGTCAGCGGCTATGTCGCGGACGTGCTGGTCGGCGATAACCAGGATGTGAAGGCGGGGCAGCCGCTCGTCCGGATCGACGCGCGCAGCTATCGCGCACAGGCGGCGCAGGCAGAGGCGCAGGTCGCGCAGGCACGGGCGACGTCGGACGCCGCGCGTGCGTCGATCAATGAACAATATGCAACGATCGCGCAGGCGCAGGCGCAGCTGGACGCGGCGCGTACCAAGGCGGCGCACGATGCCGGCGAAGTGGCGCGCTACCGCCCGCTGGCCGCGGCGGGGGCGGAGACGCCCGAGCAGCTGTCGCAATTGGAACTCGCCGCGCGCCAGTCCGCCGATTCGGTGCGCGTGCAGGCCGCAGCGCTGGCGATGCAGCGCCGTCGCATCGCCGCCTTCGAGGCGCAGGTGAAGCAGGGGCAGGCGCAGGCCGAGGGCGCGCGGGCGCAGCTTGCGGCGGTCAACGTCGACGTCGGCTCGACGCTGATCCGCGCCGCGATCGACGGGCGTATCGGCGACAAGTCGGTGACGGTCGGCCAGTTCGTCCAGGCTGGGACCCGGCTGATGTCGGTCGTGCCGCTGTCGAAGCTGTACGTCACCGCCAATTTCAAGGAGACGCAGCTCGCCCTCATGCGCCCCGGCCAGCCGGCGACGATAAAGGTGGATGCGCTCGACGGCGTCGAACTGCGCGGTCACGTCGAAAGCGTATCGCCGGGAACGGGCGCGCAATTCTCGCTGATCCCGCCGCAGAACGCGACCGGCAACTTCACCAAGATCGTCCAGCGCGTGCCGGTCCGCGTCGCGATCGAGGCGAGCCCGGATGCGCGCCGCCTGCTGGTGCCCGGCCTGTCCGTAACCGTCACCGTCGACACGAGCGGCGCGAAAGGACAGCTGGAGCCGCTGCGCGACCAGCAGAAGCAGCTCGACGAAAAGGGCCGCTGA
- a CDS encoding MDR family MFS transporter: MASAAAPAGTASPAPAGGVQKADLSAWLAVAAGTLGALMATLDISIVNSALPTIQGEIGASGTEGTWVATAYLVAEIVIIPMAAWLERLLGLRTFLLIAAGLFTGFSMICGTATSLTAMIIGRVGQGFTGGAMIPTAQTIIATRLPRSQQPIGIAAFGVTAIMGPVIGPLIGGWLTENISWHYSFFINLPICAALVVLLLVGLPHQKSHLDRLGEADWLGIAGLALGLGGLTVFLEEGQREQWFSSGLIRLMALVAVTGFALLFAGQITAKRPVIKLKLLLDRQFGAVALMGMVLGIVLYGTSYAIPQFLASIADYNALQSGKVVLLSGIPSLFMMAIVPILLKRIDIRLAVGAGLCIMGTAALMDANLTITSDGSDFTASQLLRGVGQILGMLFLSQACVRSVPPQEAGDASGLFNSVRNLGGSFALAGISILQDTRMWFHSRRIEETINANSIAVQDYVHRMGGPGSIPLIERQIQGQALVMTYNDIFWIMGVGTFLVLPLILFLRPLPKDAAPAAMH, translated from the coding sequence GTGGCCAGCGCGGCCGCACCGGCCGGCACCGCCTCGCCCGCGCCGGCGGGTGGCGTTCAGAAGGCGGATCTGTCAGCATGGCTAGCTGTCGCGGCGGGAACGCTCGGCGCGCTGATGGCGACGCTCGACATCTCGATCGTCAATTCCGCGCTGCCGACGATCCAGGGCGAGATCGGCGCGAGCGGGACGGAGGGGACGTGGGTCGCCACCGCCTATCTCGTCGCGGAGATCGTCATCATCCCGATGGCGGCATGGCTGGAGCGGTTGCTCGGGCTGCGCACCTTTCTGCTGATCGCGGCGGGGCTGTTCACCGGCTTTTCGATGATCTGCGGCACCGCGACGTCGCTGACCGCGATGATCATCGGCCGCGTCGGGCAGGGCTTCACCGGGGGCGCGATGATCCCGACTGCGCAAACCATCATCGCGACGCGCCTGCCGCGCAGCCAGCAGCCGATCGGTATCGCCGCCTTCGGCGTCACCGCGATCATGGGGCCGGTGATCGGCCCGCTGATCGGCGGCTGGCTGACCGAGAATATCAGCTGGCACTACAGCTTCTTCATCAACCTGCCGATCTGTGCCGCGCTGGTCGTGCTGCTGCTCGTCGGTCTGCCACACCAGAAGAGCCATCTCGACCGGCTGGGCGAGGCGGACTGGCTGGGCATCGCGGGCCTCGCGCTCGGTCTCGGTGGGCTCACGGTCTTCCTGGAAGAGGGGCAGCGCGAACAATGGTTTTCGTCAGGGCTGATCCGGTTGATGGCGCTGGTGGCGGTGACGGGGTTCGCGCTGCTCTTCGCCGGCCAGATCACCGCGAAGCGGCCGGTCATCAAGCTGAAGCTGCTGCTCGACCGGCAATTCGGCGCGGTCGCCTTGATGGGCATGGTGCTCGGCATCGTGCTCTACGGCACCTCCTACGCGATCCCGCAGTTCCTGGCGTCGATCGCCGATTATAATGCGCTGCAATCGGGCAAGGTCGTGCTGCTGTCGGGCATCCCCAGCCTGTTCATGATGGCGATCGTGCCGATCCTGCTCAAACGGATCGACATTCGCCTCGCGGTCGGCGCGGGGCTGTGCATCATGGGCACCGCCGCGCTGATGGACGCGAATCTTACGATCACGTCGGACGGAAGCGACTTCACCGCGTCGCAGCTGCTGCGCGGCGTGGGCCAGATTTTGGGTATGCTGTTCCTCAGCCAGGCGTGCGTGCGGTCCGTGCCGCCGCAGGAGGCGGGCGATGCGTCGGGCCTGTTCAATTCGGTGCGCAATCTGGGCGGCAGCTTCGCGCTGGCGGGCATTTCCATCCTGCAGGACACGCGCATGTGGTTCCATTCACGCCGGATCGAGGAGACGATCAACGCCAATTCCATCGCGGTGCAGGATTACGTGCACCGGATGGGCGGCCCCGGGTCGATCCCGCTGATCGAGCGTCAGATCCAGGGTCAGGCATTGGTGATGACCTACAACGACATCTTCTGGATCATGGGCGTCGGCACGTTCCTGGTGCTGCCGCTGATCCTGTTCCTCCGCCCCTTGCCGAAGGACGCCGCACCCGCGGCGATGCATTGA